A section of the Patescibacteria group bacterium genome encodes:
- the tsaE gene encoding tRNA (adenosine(37)-N6)-threonylcarbamoyltransferase complex ATPase subunit type 1 TsaE: MIYQYLSQSEKETEKIAFQLTKKLKGGEVIGLTGQLGAGKTVFVKGLANSLGIKKAITSPSFILMKVYQIKNCKLKIKTFIHIDVYRLKSVQDLIEIGVFDWLGKKETVAVIEWADRVKKILPKKTIQIKINLGKKENERMIKIKIPNHYGTNLQSKKIRK, translated from the coding sequence ATGATCTATCAGTATCTTTCTCAATCAGAAAAAGAGACAGAAAAAATTGCTTTTCAATTGACAAAAAAATTGAAAGGTGGTGAAGTTATTGGTTTAACTGGTCAATTAGGAGCCGGCAAAACGGTTTTTGTTAAAGGCCTAGCCAATAGCCTCGGGATTAAAAAGGCTATAACCAGTCCTTCTTTTATCTTGATGAAAGTCTATCAAATTAAAAATTGTAAATTAAAAATTAAAACTTTTATCCATATTGATGTTTATCGACTTAAATCAGTGCAAGATTTAATAGAAATTGGTGTTTTTGATTGGCTGGGGAAAAAAGAGACGGTTGCTGTTATTGAATGGGCGGATCGAGTGAAAAAAATCTTGCCTAAAAAAACAATTCAGATTAAAATTAATCTTGGTAAGAAAGAAAATGAAAGGATGATAAAAATAAAAATTCCAAATCATTATGGAACCAACTTACAAAGCAAAAAAATACGAAAATAG